The following proteins are encoded in a genomic region of Fundidesulfovibrio putealis DSM 16056:
- the rarD gene encoding EamA family transporter RarD, with protein MLENRSLSGLLAATFAFVCWGLLPLYWKALAAVSAQEIICHRIVWSLACTGLLLVAQGRLAEVRKALGTRRDMLLLAASSSLIGMNWFLYIWAVNAGHVLEASLGYYLNPLVNVALGRMVFRDKLRRPQAIAVGLAATGVAVQLVMQGRLPWIALCLAVSFGLYGMVRKLMTVESLPGLFLETMMLAGPAAAYLLWLAAQGLGGMGHLGLGTDALLVGAGLVTTVPLLAFAFGARQITMTTLGVLQYLGPTGMFLLGALVYGEPFGTWQAVTFGFIWAGVILYTADGVLRLRGIPLGGRSAGR; from the coding sequence ATGCTTGAAAACCGTTCCCTGTCCGGCCTGCTGGCCGCCACCTTCGCCTTCGTCTGCTGGGGGCTTCTGCCCCTGTACTGGAAAGCTCTGGCCGCCGTGTCCGCCCAGGAGATCATCTGCCACCGCATCGTGTGGTCGCTTGCCTGCACGGGGCTCCTGCTCGTAGCCCAGGGCCGCCTTGCCGAAGTGCGCAAGGCGCTCGGAACACGCCGGGACATGCTGCTCCTGGCCGCCAGCAGCAGCCTCATCGGCATGAACTGGTTCCTGTATATCTGGGCTGTGAACGCCGGGCATGTGCTGGAAGCGAGTCTTGGCTACTACCTGAACCCGCTGGTGAACGTGGCGCTTGGGCGGATGGTGTTTCGCGACAAGCTGCGCCGTCCCCAGGCCATCGCCGTGGGGCTGGCAGCCACGGGCGTGGCGGTGCAGCTTGTGATGCAGGGGCGTCTGCCCTGGATCGCCCTGTGCCTGGCGGTGAGCTTCGGCCTGTACGGCATGGTGCGCAAGCTCATGACCGTGGAGTCCCTGCCCGGGCTCTTCCTGGAGACCATGATGCTGGCCGGGCCTGCGGCGGCCTATCTTCTGTGGCTGGCGGCGCAGGGCCTTGGAGGCATGGGCCATCTGGGCCTGGGGACGGATGCGCTGCTCGTCGGCGCGGGGCTGGTGACCACCGTGCCGCTCCTGGCTTTCGCCTTCGGGGCCAGGCAGATCACCATGACCACGCTCGGGGTGCTGCAATACCTGGGGCCTACGGGCATGTTCCTCTTGGGCGCGCTGGTCTACGGCGAGCCGTTCGGGACCTGGCAGGCCGTGACGTTCGGCTTCATCTGGGCGGGGGTGATCCTGTACACGGCGGACGGCGTCCTGCGGCTGCGGGGGATTCCGCTCGGGGGCAGGTCAGCCGGGCGCTGA
- a CDS encoding class I SAM-dependent methyltransferase, producing the protein MNIVIWGTGPKALEFAGLCDPAKVSVLAFVDEDPARQGTTFLGREVLAPGVVSRLTFDALFLSTRDWQADKERIARECGIPGEKIRAYYQNRFALLREIGREGLIPATFTDEDVARLDSFPWYHSVEVFPGVFTPGWAELQTFLVDQLAPEQVAGKKVLDIGAWTGPYTFEMERRGALVTAYDIQDPQASGFNLLKGIRGAKAEYIRDSVYNLPEHFDKTFDVIMFFGVYYHLFNPMLAFTNIHQSLKDDGIMLFEGAVLEYAYEMDSEWAPRKDRMGPYLEVPLAYFTRGDCYGHWSNWYVPNVLCLREWIMAAGFEILDMYLVRGGSRAYGMARKSTPVVPEEHSR; encoded by the coding sequence ATGAACATCGTCATCTGGGGGACAGGCCCAAAGGCCCTGGAATTTGCCGGGCTGTGCGACCCGGCCAAGGTGTCCGTGCTGGCCTTCGTGGACGAGGACCCGGCCCGCCAGGGTACGACGTTCCTGGGCCGCGAGGTGCTGGCCCCCGGGGTGGTGTCGCGGCTCACCTTCGACGCGCTGTTTCTCTCCACGCGGGACTGGCAGGCGGACAAGGAGCGCATCGCGCGCGAGTGCGGCATTCCGGGGGAGAAAATCCGGGCCTATTACCAGAACCGTTTCGCCCTGCTGCGCGAGATCGGGCGCGAGGGGCTCATCCCCGCGACCTTCACCGACGAGGACGTCGCCCGGCTGGACTCCTTTCCCTGGTACCACAGCGTGGAGGTGTTCCCGGGCGTGTTCACGCCGGGCTGGGCCGAGCTCCAGACCTTCCTCGTCGACCAGCTGGCCCCGGAGCAGGTGGCCGGAAAGAAGGTGCTGGACATCGGAGCCTGGACCGGGCCGTACACCTTCGAGATGGAGCGCCGGGGCGCGCTCGTCACGGCCTACGACATCCAGGACCCCCAGGCCAGCGGCTTCAACCTGCTGAAGGGCATCCGGGGGGCCAAGGCCGAATACATCCGGGACAGTGTGTACAACCTGCCGGAGCATTTCGACAAAACCTTCGACGTCATCATGTTCTTCGGGGTGTACTACCACCTGTTCAACCCCATGCTGGCCTTCACCAACATCCACCAGTCCCTGAAGGACGACGGGATCATGCTCTTCGAGGGCGCGGTGCTGGAGTACGCCTACGAGATGGACTCGGAGTGGGCTCCCCGCAAGGACCGCATGGGGCCGTACCTGGAGGTCCCCCTGGCATACTTCACCCGGGGCGACTGCTACGGCCACTGGAGCAACTGGTATGTGCCCAACGTGCTGTGCCTGCGCGAGTGGATCATGGCCGCAGGGTTCGAGATCCTGGACATGTACCTGGTCCGGGGCGGCTCCAGGGCCTACGGCATGGCCCGCAAGAGCACCCCGGTGGTCCCTGAGGAGCACAGCAGGTAG
- the cls gene encoding cardiolipin synthase codes for MTEHHLFMTLEHAFLMLLALFHAAGAVSAVNALFSTRSSQGAIAWVLSMLVFPYVAVPLYWIFGRGRFHGYVTARREGSNEIEALRHELERNLVDISSLRPGLGGTLSVLEKLAGMPFTGGNRAALLKNGPDTFEAIFAEMAHATDYILVQFFIIHDDEIGREFKDRLTAKARQGVRVLLLYDEIGCHALPEAYLRELRDSGVKAHAFNTTKGWRNRFQLNFRNHRKIVITDGNTAFVGGHNVGDEYMGRSSRFGLWRDTHLRCDGPVVSTVQLSFAEDWYWATHDLPDLNWQPAEPEGVSRAAMPMLAIPSGPADHVETYTLAFLQLVEAARTRLWIVSPYFVPDREVTTALQLAALRGVDVRVMLPQKPDHKMVYLASFSYFPELEKLGIKFFRFRPGFLHQKVILVDDRLATVGTANCDNRSFRLNFELTLAVADEDFASQVEAMLLEDFARCTPATAADYEDRWMGFKAAVRLARLLSPIL; via the coding sequence GTGACCGAACATCACCTCTTCATGACCCTGGAGCATGCGTTCCTGATGCTCCTGGCCCTGTTCCACGCGGCTGGCGCGGTCTCGGCGGTCAACGCCCTGTTCTCCACCCGTTCGTCCCAGGGGGCCATCGCCTGGGTTCTGTCCATGCTGGTGTTTCCGTACGTGGCCGTGCCCCTGTACTGGATTTTCGGGCGTGGCCGCTTCCACGGCTACGTCACGGCCCGGCGCGAAGGCTCAAACGAGATCGAAGCCCTGCGCCACGAGCTGGAACGCAATCTGGTGGATATCTCCAGCCTGCGCCCCGGCCTGGGAGGGACCCTGTCCGTTCTGGAGAAGCTGGCGGGCATGCCCTTCACCGGCGGCAACCGCGCTGCGCTCCTGAAGAACGGCCCGGACACCTTCGAGGCCATCTTCGCCGAGATGGCCCACGCCACGGACTACATCCTGGTGCAGTTCTTCATCATCCACGACGACGAAATCGGGCGCGAATTCAAGGACCGCCTTACGGCCAAGGCCCGCCAGGGCGTGCGGGTGCTCCTGCTCTACGACGAGATCGGCTGCCACGCCCTGCCCGAAGCCTACCTGCGCGAACTGCGGGACTCCGGGGTCAAGGCCCACGCGTTCAACACCACCAAGGGCTGGCGCAACCGGTTCCAGCTGAACTTCCGAAACCACCGCAAGATCGTCATCACCGACGGCAACACAGCTTTCGTAGGCGGACACAACGTAGGCGACGAATACATGGGCCGAAGCTCCCGCTTCGGCCTGTGGCGCGACACCCACCTGCGTTGCGACGGCCCGGTGGTGTCCACGGTGCAGCTGAGCTTCGCCGAAGACTGGTACTGGGCCACCCACGACCTGCCCGACCTGAACTGGCAGCCAGCCGAGCCCGAAGGCGTCTCCCGCGCGGCCATGCCCATGCTGGCCATCCCCAGCGGCCCGGCGGACCACGTGGAGACCTACACCCTGGCCTTCCTGCAACTTGTCGAAGCCGCGCGAACCCGCCTGTGGATCGTCAGCCCCTATTTCGTGCCGGACCGGGAAGTCACCACCGCGCTCCAGCTGGCCGCGCTTCGCGGCGTGGACGTGCGGGTGATGCTGCCGCAAAAGCCCGACCACAAGATGGTGTATCTGGCGTCCTTCTCGTATTTCCCGGAACTGGAGAAGCTCGGCATCAAATTCTTCCGCTTCAGGCCGGGCTTCCTGCACCAGAAAGTGATACTGGTGGACGACCGGCTGGCCACGGTGGGCACCGCCAACTGCGACAACAGGTCCTTCCGCCTGAACTTCGAGCTGACCCTGGCCGTGGCGGACGAGGATTTCGCGTCCCAGGTGGAGGCCATGCTCCTGGAGGATTTCGCCCGCTGCACCCCGGCCACCGCCGCCGACTACGAGGACCGCTGGATGGGCTTCAAGGCCGCCGTCCGCTTGGCGCGGCTGCTTTCTCCCATCCTGTGA